From one Triticum aestivum cultivar Chinese Spring chromosome 4B, IWGSC CS RefSeq v2.1, whole genome shotgun sequence genomic stretch:
- the LOC123090571 gene encoding inactive protein RESTRICTED TEV MOVEMENT 2, producing the protein MQAAAPAPRHRVYTAVEPRCEWARTADADTLAVDVSGFMKEELRVLYNTSRKLKVAGERPVGDGVGARWARFLKSFPVPKSVRTGGIRAVMDKEQAVLYVILPKGSPPPGPPPPPPTPSSMAAQKEQPQPGGALPHGERKGDGSSGSSSSNGSFWSAQEDAEKNRAEEKNTAPQETRIQIQAEEEIATPDAPRNDGGDGDKRWWEKLTPLHVVGFIVIVLAVVGIGALYATLLL; encoded by the exons ATGCAGGCGGCCGCGCCGGCGCCGCGCCACCGCGTGTACACGGCCGTCGAGCCCCGGTGCGAGTGGGCGCGCACGGCCGACGCCGACACCCTCGCCGTCGACGTCTCCG GGTTCATGAAGGAGGAGCTGAGGGTGCTATACAACACGAGCCGGAAGCTCAAGGTGGCCGGCGAGCGACCAGTCGGCGACGGCGTCGGAGCGCGATGGGCGCGGTTCCTCAAGTCGTTCCCGGTGCCGAAGAGCGTCCGCACCGGCGGCATCAGGGCCGTGATGGACAAGGAGCAGGCCGTGCTCTACGTCATCCTGCCCAAGGGGTCACCACCACcaggacctccgccgccgccgccaaccccgtcATCCATGGCCGCGCAGAAGGAGCAACCGCAGCCTGGAGGCGCTCTGCCCCATGGAGAGCGGAAAGGCGACGGCTCGtcgggcagcagcagcagcaatggcAGCTTCTGGAGCGCCCAAGAGGACGCGGAGAAGAACAGGGCTGAAGAGAAGAACACGGCACCTCAGGAGACCAGGATTCAGATACAGGCGGAGGAGGAGATTGCCACACCAGATGCCCCAAGAAACGACGGTGGTGATGGTGACAAGAGGTGGTGGGAGAAGCTCACGCCTCTGCACGTTGTTGGCTTCATTGTAATCGTCCTCGCCGTGGTAGGAATTGGTGCCCTGTATGCAACGCTGCTGCTCTGA